The Pseudomonas fluorescens genome includes a window with the following:
- the phoB gene encoding phosphate regulon transcriptional regulator PhoB, producing MVGRSILIVDDEAPIREMIAVALEMAGYDCMEAENSQQAHAIIVDRKPDLILLDWMLPGTSGIELARRLKRDELTGDIPIIMLTAKGEEDNKIQGLEVGADDYITKPFSPRELVARLKAVLRRAGPTDGEAPIEVGGLLLDPISHRVTIDGKPAEMGPTEYRLLQFFMTHQERAYTRGQLLDQVWGGNVYVEERTVDVHIRRLRKALGDAYENLVQTVRGTGYRFSTKA from the coding sequence ATGGTTGGCAGGAGCATTCTGATCGTCGACGACGAGGCGCCCATCCGCGAGATGATCGCCGTTGCGTTGGAGATGGCCGGCTATGACTGCATGGAAGCAGAAAACTCTCAACAGGCCCACGCCATCATCGTCGACCGCAAGCCCGATCTGATTCTGTTGGACTGGATGCTGCCCGGCACTTCGGGCATCGAGCTGGCGCGACGCCTCAAACGCGACGAGCTGACCGGTGATATTCCGATCATCATGCTCACCGCCAAGGGCGAAGAGGACAACAAGATCCAGGGCCTGGAAGTGGGCGCCGACGACTACATCACCAAGCCCTTCTCCCCACGGGAGCTGGTGGCGCGCCTGAAGGCCGTGCTGCGTCGCGCTGGCCCCACCGACGGCGAAGCACCGATCGAAGTCGGCGGCCTGCTCCTGGATCCCATCAGTCACCGCGTTACCATCGACGGCAAGCCCGCCGAGATGGGCCCCACGGAATACCGCCTGCTGCAATTCTTCATGACCCACCAGGAGCGTGCCTACACCCGTGGCCAACTGCTGGACCAGGTCTGGGGCGGTAACGTCTACGTGGAAGAGCGCACCGTGGATGTGCACATCCGACGCCTGCGCAAGGCCCTCGGCGACGCCTACGAGAATCTGGTACAAACCGTGCGCGGCACCGGTTATCGTTTTTCTACCAAGGCCTGA
- the phoU gene encoding phosphate signaling complex protein PhoU has product MISKEGLTHHISAQFNAELEEVRSHLLAMGGLVEKQVNDAVTALIEADSGLAQQVREIDDQINQMERNIDEECLRILARRQPAASDLRLIISISKSVIDLERIGDEATKIARRAIQLCEEGEAPRGYVEVRHIGDQVRNMVRDALDAFARFDADLALSVAQYDKIIDREYKTALRELATYMMEDPRSISRVLSIIWVLRSLERIGDHARNISELVIYLVRGTDVRHLGLKRMKEEVEGTPSETANVPDGADDK; this is encoded by the coding sequence ATGATTTCGAAGGAAGGCCTCACCCATCACATTTCCGCACAGTTCAACGCCGAGCTGGAGGAGGTGCGCAGCCACCTGCTGGCCATGGGCGGGCTGGTGGAAAAGCAGGTCAACGACGCGGTGACCGCGCTGATCGAGGCCGATTCGGGCCTGGCCCAGCAAGTGCGCGAGATCGACGACCAGATCAACCAGATGGAGCGCAACATCGACGAGGAGTGCCTGCGCATCCTCGCCCGTCGTCAGCCGGCGGCTTCCGACCTGCGCTTGATCATCAGCATTTCCAAGTCGGTGATCGACCTGGAGCGGATCGGCGACGAAGCCACCAAGATTGCCCGTCGAGCCATCCAGTTGTGCGAAGAAGGCGAAGCGCCGCGCGGTTACGTCGAGGTGCGCCATATTGGCGACCAGGTGCGCAACATGGTCCGCGATGCACTGGACGCCTTTGCCCGCTTCGACGCCGACCTGGCGTTGTCGGTGGCCCAGTACGACAAGATCATCGACCGCGAATACAAGACCGCCCTGCGGGAGCTGGCGACTTACATGATGGAAGACCCGCGCTCCATCTCCCGGGTATTGAGCATCATCTGGGTGCTGCGTTCTCTGGAGCGCATCGGCGATCATGCGCGCAACATCTCGGAACTTGTCATCTACCTGGTGCGCGGCACCGATGTCCGGCATCTGGGGCTCAAGCGCATGAAGGAAGAAGTTGAGGGCACCCCGTCCGAAACTGCTAATGTTCCGGACGGAGCTGACGATAAGTAA
- the phoR gene encoding phosphate regulon sensor histidine kinase PhoR has product MLLLVTGCLVIGLISGYYGWSLAAGLGLYLAWTLKQLLRLHEWLRLHQPDEAPPDGYGLWGEVFDSIYHLQRRDQRVRGRLQAVIDRVQESTAALKDAVIMLDSDGNLEWWNRAAETLLGLKTPQDSGQPVTNLVRHPRFKEYFEQANYAEPLEIPSPTNDRLRIQLYITRYGNNEHLMLVRDVTRIHQLEQMRKDFIANVSHELRTPLTVICGYLETLLDNVEEVNPRWSRALQQMHQQSGRMQTLLNDLLLLAKLEATDYPSDNQPVSIDDLLQTIVEDAQELSGSKQQTITLEADAAVQLKGSEAELRSAFSNLVFNAVKYTPEQGRIHVRWWGDEQGAHLSVRDSGIGIDSKHLPRLTERFYRVDSSRNSNTGGTGLGLAIVKHVLLRHRARMEISSVPGHGSTFTCHFAPTQVVRARLARPAD; this is encoded by the coding sequence ATGTTGTTGCTGGTGACCGGCTGTCTGGTGATCGGCTTGATCAGCGGCTACTACGGCTGGAGCCTGGCCGCGGGCCTGGGGCTTTACCTGGCCTGGACCCTCAAGCAATTGCTGCGCCTGCATGAATGGCTACGCCTGCACCAACCCGACGAAGCCCCGCCCGACGGCTATGGCCTCTGGGGTGAGGTATTCGACAGCATTTACCACCTGCAACGGCGCGACCAGCGCGTGCGCGGGCGCCTGCAAGCGGTGATCGACCGTGTCCAGGAGTCCACCGCGGCACTCAAAGACGCCGTGATCATGCTCGACAGCGATGGCAACCTGGAATGGTGGAACCGCGCCGCCGAAACCCTGTTGGGCCTCAAGACGCCACAGGACAGCGGCCAGCCGGTGACCAACCTGGTGCGTCATCCGCGCTTCAAGGAATATTTCGAGCAGGCCAATTACGCCGAGCCGCTGGAAATTCCTTCGCCCACCAATGATCGGCTACGTATCCAGCTGTACATCACGCGCTATGGCAACAATGAGCATCTGATGCTGGTCCGCGACGTCACGCGCATCCATCAGTTGGAACAGATGCGCAAGGACTTCATCGCCAACGTCTCCCACGAACTGCGCACGCCATTGACGGTGATCTGTGGTTATCTGGAAACCCTGCTCGACAACGTCGAGGAAGTGAACCCGCGCTGGAGCCGGGCCTTGCAGCAGATGCACCAGCAAAGCGGGCGCATGCAGACCCTGCTCAACGACTTGCTGCTGCTGGCGAAGCTGGAAGCCACCGATTACCCGTCGGACAACCAGCCAGTGTCCATCGACGATCTGCTGCAAACCATTGTCGAAGACGCGCAGGAACTGTCCGGCTCCAAGCAGCAGACCATCACCCTGGAAGCCGACGCGGCCGTGCAGCTCAAAGGCAGCGAGGCGGAACTGCGCAGTGCGTTTTCCAACCTGGTGTTCAACGCGGTCAAATACACGCCGGAGCAAGGCCGGATCCATGTGCGCTGGTGGGGCGATGAGCAAGGCGCGCACCTGAGCGTGCGTGATTCGGGCATTGGCATCGACAGCAAACACCTGCCGCGCCTGACCGAACGCTTCTACCGTGTCGACTCCAGCCGCAACTCCAATACCGGCGGCACCGGGCTGGGCCTGGCCATCGTCAAACACGTCCTGCTGCGCCATCGCGCCCGCATGGAAATCAGCAGCGTACCCGGCCATGGCAGCACCTTTACCTGCCATTTCGCTCCGACCCAGGTGGTTCGCGCACGCCTCGCTCGCCCCGCTGATTGA
- a CDS encoding response regulator: MSKVSVLVVDDASFIRDLVKKCLRNYFPGVRIEDAVNGKKAQALLAREAFDLVLCDWEMPEMSGLELLTWCRQQDNLKGMPFVMVTSRGDKENVVQAIQAGVSGYVSKPFTNEQLLTKVKQALHKVGKLDTLMNSAPTKMNSAFGNDSLSALTGGKAPVAAVASAPAAPAAAAPARGLLNSPPVKAPVAATASSANRGQGQLRLSSGTQQCVIKALSLKEALLVVKRSDSLPQVLEGAVLDMEQGDNAETARLNGYLHAIVAHEQTPDSEWLQLTFRFVDKDPQKLDYISRLIARGTAQKHFVPGA, encoded by the coding sequence ATGAGTAAGGTCAGTGTGTTGGTCGTGGACGATGCTTCGTTCATTCGTGACCTGGTGAAGAAGTGCCTGCGCAACTACTTCCCGGGCGTGCGCATCGAAGACGCGGTGAACGGCAAGAAAGCCCAAGCCCTGCTGGCTCGCGAAGCGTTCGACCTGGTGTTGTGCGATTGGGAAATGCCGGAAATGTCCGGCCTGGAACTGCTGACCTGGTGTCGCCAGCAGGACAACCTCAAGGGCATGCCGTTCGTGATGGTCACCAGCCGCGGCGACAAGGAAAACGTGGTCCAAGCCATCCAGGCCGGCGTTTCCGGCTACGTCAGCAAGCCGTTCACCAACGAGCAGCTACTGACCAAGGTCAAGCAGGCCCTGCATAAGGTCGGCAAGCTCGACACGCTGATGAACAGTGCCCCGACCAAGATGAACTCGGCGTTCGGCAATGACTCTTTAAGCGCCCTGACAGGCGGCAAGGCACCGGTTGCCGCTGTGGCTTCGGCCCCCGCCGCCCCTGCTGCAGCCGCTCCGGCGCGTGGCTTGCTAAACAGCCCGCCGGTCAAGGCGCCGGTAGCCGCCACCGCTTCGTCGGCCAACCGCGGCCAAGGCCAGTTGCGCCTGTCCAGCGGTACCCAGCAATGCGTGATCAAGGCCCTGAGCCTCAAGGAAGCGCTGCTGGTGGTCAAGCGCTCCGACTCCCTGCCGCAAGTCCTCGAAGGTGCGGTGCTGGACATGGAGCAGGGCGACAACGCTGAAACCGCTCGTCTCAACGGCTACCTGCACGCCATTGTCGCCCATGAACAGACGCCCGATAGCGAATGGCTGCAGTTGACGTTCCGCTTCGTCGACAAAGACCCGCAGAAACTCGACTACATCTCCCGCCTGATCGCCCGCGGCACCGCGCAGAAGCACTTCGTACCGGGCGCCTGA
- the pstB gene encoding phosphate ABC transporter ATP-binding protein PstB: MQHEAHTHGINMSALGRDKQSLNLAEETVAIEVPGLNLFYGQKQALYDVSLNIPKQRVTAFIGPSGCGKSTLLRTFNRMNDLVDGCRVEGEINLYGNNIYRKGEDVAELRRRVGMVFQKPNPFPKTIYENVVYGLRIQGINKKRILDEAVEWALKGAALWDEVKDRLHESALGLSGGQQQRLVIARTIAVEPEVLLLDEPCSALDPISTLKVEELIYELKSKFTIVIVTHNMQQAARVSDYTAFMYMGKLVEFGDTDTLFTNPAKKQTEDYITGRYG; encoded by the coding sequence ATGCAACACGAAGCACATACACACGGCATCAACATGTCGGCCCTGGGCCGCGACAAGCAGAGCCTGAACCTGGCCGAAGAAACCGTCGCCATCGAAGTGCCCGGCCTGAACCTGTTCTACGGCCAGAAGCAGGCACTGTACGACGTCAGCCTGAACATCCCGAAACAGCGTGTCACCGCGTTCATCGGTCCGTCGGGCTGCGGCAAGTCAACCTTGCTGCGCACCTTCAACCGCATGAACGACCTGGTGGACGGCTGCCGCGTCGAAGGGGAAATCAACCTCTACGGCAACAACATCTACCGCAAGGGCGAAGATGTGGCCGAGCTGCGTCGTCGCGTGGGCATGGTGTTCCAGAAGCCCAACCCGTTCCCGAAAACCATCTACGAGAACGTGGTCTACGGCTTGCGCATCCAAGGCATCAACAAGAAGCGCATCCTCGACGAAGCCGTGGAATGGGCCCTCAAGGGCGCGGCGTTGTGGGATGAGGTCAAGGACCGCCTGCATGAGTCGGCCCTGGGCCTGTCCGGCGGTCAACAGCAGCGCCTGGTGATCGCCCGCACCATCGCCGTGGAGCCGGAAGTGCTGCTGCTCGACGAACCCTGCTCGGCCCTGGACCCGATCTCGACGCTGAAAGTCGAAGAACTGATCTATGAGCTCAAGTCCAAGTTCACCATCGTCATCGTGACCCACAACATGCAACAGGCGGCGCGGGTTTCCGATTACACCGCGTTTATGTACATGGGCAAACTGGTGGAATTCGGCGACACCGATACGCTGTTCACCAATCCGGCCAAGAAGCAGACCGAGGACTACATTACGGGCCGCTATGGCTAG
- a CDS encoding peptidoglycan DD-metalloendopeptidase family protein: protein MLAPLLFACGLVLASTSAVAMTIYKSTDANGVVSYSDRPSKGAQVFVFRDRMVERLERQVFLDIKKQNGADAVFVRNDLYAPVEIELSFAGLRNVSGAPSRPIRRVLPARSNLRLALLTATQPGRPLVYTPRFEYSLGDPAGAAQAYQYPLPWRGGPFRLSQGANGQYSHYGPKNRYAMDIAMPVGTPIIAARGGVVIKTENEQTGRGDDPSGNFVRVLHDDGTMGVYLHLQKGSVSVREGQRVGVGTPLALSGNTGNSSGPHLHFVVQRNTGLGLVSIPYQFNQPVGDLPNFALGKQ from the coding sequence ATGCTCGCTCCCCTGCTGTTTGCCTGTGGTCTTGTCCTGGCCTCCACCTCGGCCGTGGCCATGACGATCTACAAATCCACCGATGCCAATGGCGTGGTGTCCTATAGCGACCGCCCCAGCAAGGGCGCCCAGGTGTTCGTGTTCCGCGACCGCATGGTCGAGCGCCTGGAGCGACAGGTATTCCTGGATATCAAGAAGCAGAATGGCGCGGACGCGGTGTTCGTGCGCAACGATTTGTATGCGCCGGTGGAGATCGAATTGAGTTTCGCCGGGCTTCGCAACGTCAGCGGGGCACCGAGCAGGCCGATTCGCCGGGTGCTGCCGGCGCGCAGCAACCTGCGCCTGGCGCTGCTCACGGCCACTCAGCCCGGGAGGCCGCTGGTCTACACCCCAAGGTTCGAATATTCCCTGGGCGACCCCGCAGGCGCGGCACAGGCCTATCAGTACCCGTTGCCGTGGCGTGGTGGGCCGTTCCGGCTGAGCCAGGGTGCCAACGGCCAGTACAGCCATTACGGCCCGAAGAACCGCTACGCCATGGACATTGCCATGCCCGTGGGCACGCCGATCATCGCGGCGCGGGGCGGCGTGGTCATCAAGACCGAAAACGAGCAGACCGGCCGCGGGGACGACCCTTCGGGCAACTTCGTGCGGGTGCTGCACGATGACGGGACCATGGGCGTCTACCTGCACTTGCAGAAAGGTTCGGTGAGCGTACGGGAAGGGCAGCGGGTCGGGGTGGGCACGCCGTTGGCGTTGTCGGGCAACACCGGCAACAGCTCAGGCCCGCACCTGCATTTCGTGGTGCAGCGCAATACCGGCCTGGGGCTGGTGTCGATTCCCTACCAGTTCAATCAACCGGTGGGCGACCTGCCCAACTTTGCGTTGGGCAAGCAATAA
- the pstA gene encoding phosphate ABC transporter permease PstA has translation MKQNSLKGWFKSGAPGVWISGGAVSIAVIMTIGLLAVIAVRGLGHFWPADLVHASYNVPGMPAHLVVGEVVQKEEVPRERLKSAGLPVPDEGPEFMTRELIKVGNRDLNGTDFTWIVGDWLTNQTTPPELMAIERREWGNFYGYLVNVKENGKVIAEGEAAWPQLQARVERVNQLASELKTLEKVDIGAINAGLERIRLHGRKLELDGKLDASAQADLESERAELNARYKDIEARLADLHAQFNRDSLTARDANGKEVEIEIGKVVHAYQPNGMGTFTKMGFYVSKVWEFLSDDPREANTEGGIFPAIFGTVMMTLIMAMIVTPFGVLAAVYLREYARQGPMTRLIRIAVNNLAGVPAIVYGVFGLGFFVYVLGGSVDRLFFPEALPAPTFGTPGLLWASLTLALLAVPVVIVATEEGLARIPRTVREGSLALGATKAETLWKIVLPMASPAMMTGMILAVARAAGEVAPLMLVGVVKLAPSLPLDGNYPYLHLDQKIMHLGFHIYDVGFQSPNVEAARPLVYATALLLVLVIATLNLSAVWIRNHLREKYKALDS, from the coding sequence GTGAAACAGAACTCCCTGAAAGGATGGTTCAAGAGCGGCGCCCCCGGCGTCTGGATCAGCGGTGGTGCGGTGTCCATCGCGGTCATCATGACCATTGGCCTGCTGGCGGTGATCGCCGTGCGCGGCCTGGGCCACTTCTGGCCGGCGGACCTGGTCCACGCCAGCTACAACGTGCCGGGCATGCCTGCGCACCTGGTGGTCGGCGAAGTCGTGCAGAAGGAAGAAGTGCCTCGTGAGCGCCTGAAAAGCGCTGGCCTGCCGGTGCCGGACGAAGGCCCCGAGTTCATGACCCGCGAACTGATCAAGGTGGGCAACCGGGACCTGAACGGCACCGACTTCACCTGGATCGTCGGCGACTGGCTGACCAACCAGACTACGCCGCCGGAGCTGATGGCCATCGAGCGTCGTGAGTGGGGCAACTTCTACGGCTACCTGGTCAACGTCAAGGAAAACGGCAAGGTCATCGCCGAAGGCGAGGCCGCCTGGCCGCAACTGCAGGCTCGCGTAGAGCGCGTCAACCAGTTGGCCTCCGAGCTCAAGACCCTGGAAAAAGTCGACATCGGTGCAATCAACGCCGGCCTGGAACGCATCCGTCTGCACGGTCGCAAACTGGAGCTGGACGGCAAGCTCGACGCTTCTGCCCAGGCGGACCTGGAAAGCGAGCGCGCCGAGCTCAATGCCCGCTACAAGGACATCGAAGCGCGCCTGGCCGACCTGCATGCACAGTTCAATCGCGACAGCCTGACCGCCCGCGATGCCAACGGCAAGGAAGTGGAAATCGAAATCGGCAAAGTGGTGCACGCCTACCAGCCAAACGGCATGGGCACGTTCACCAAGATGGGTTTCTACGTCAGCAAGGTCTGGGAATTCCTCAGCGACGACCCGCGTGAAGCCAACACCGAAGGTGGCATCTTCCCGGCGATTTTCGGCACTGTGATGATGACCCTGATCATGGCGATGATCGTGACGCCGTTCGGCGTGCTGGCGGCGGTCTACCTGCGTGAATACGCCCGTCAAGGCCCGATGACCCGCCTGATCCGCATCGCGGTGAACAACCTGGCCGGCGTTCCGGCCATCGTCTACGGTGTGTTTGGCCTGGGCTTCTTCGTCTACGTGCTGGGTGGTTCGGTCGACCGCTTGTTCTTCCCCGAGGCCTTGCCGGCGCCGACCTTCGGCACCCCGGGCCTGCTCTGGGCGTCCCTGACCCTGGCGCTGCTGGCGGTGCCGGTGGTGATCGTGGCCACCGAGGAAGGCCTGGCGCGGATCCCGCGTACCGTGCGCGAAGGCTCCCTGGCCCTTGGTGCGACCAAGGCCGAGACCCTGTGGAAAATTGTCCTGCCCATGGCGAGCCCGGCGATGATGACCGGGATGATCCTCGCCGTGGCCCGTGCTGCCGGTGAAGTGGCACCGTTGATGCTGGTAGGCGTGGTGAAGCTGGCCCCGTCGCTGCCGCTGGACGGCAACTACCCGTATCTGCACCTGGACCAGAAGATCATGCACCTGGGCTTCCATATCTATGACGTGGGCTTCCAGAGCCCGAACGTCGAAGCGGCGCGACCGCTGGTGTACGCCACGGCGCTGCTGCTGGTGCTGGTGATCGCCACGCTCAACCTGTCGGCAGTGTGGATCCGTAACCACCTGCGCGAGAAATACAAAGCGTTGGATAGCTAA
- a CDS encoding chorismate--pyruvate lyase family protein, which translates to MPHTNSIFPTLQWLPQPLLSPRPDAGVLDWLFDEGSLTRRLTRLSDGHFSVTPLFEGWQPLRADECAALDLAEGSEGWVREVYLRGHDQPWVFARSVAARSALHGDGLQMDELGSRSLGELLFCDQAFQRRAIEVCHYPDAGLPEEVRASGLWGRRSRFDRGALSVLVAEIFLPRLWTVARAYSENC; encoded by the coding sequence GTGCCGCATACAAATTCGATATTTCCAACACTCCAATGGCTGCCCCAACCCCTGCTGTCGCCCCGGCCCGATGCGGGCGTCCTCGACTGGCTGTTCGACGAAGGCTCCCTGACCCGGCGCCTGACGCGCCTGTCGGACGGCCATTTCAGCGTGACGCCGTTGTTCGAAGGCTGGCAGCCACTGCGCGCCGACGAATGCGCCGCCCTGGACCTGGCCGAGGGTAGCGAAGGCTGGGTACGCGAGGTGTATCTGCGCGGCCATGACCAGCCGTGGGTGTTCGCCCGCAGTGTGGCGGCGCGCAGCGCCTTGCACGGTGACGGCTTGCAGATGGACGAACTGGGCAGCCGTTCCCTGGGGGAGTTGCTATTTTGTGACCAGGCGTTCCAGCGCCGAGCCATCGAAGTTTGCCATTACCCCGACGCCGGGTTGCCCGAAGAAGTGCGCGCCAGCGGGCTGTGGGGTCGCCGCTCACGTTTCGACCGCGGTGCATTGAGCGTGCTAGTGGCGGAAATCTTCCTGCCGCGCCTGTGGACCGTCGCCCGTGCCTATTCGGAGAATTGCTGA
- a CDS encoding COG4315 family predicted lipoprotein, translated as MTYLTQSIRALAVTAALALPTWAFAAEPAMVDKEKGILTDHQNMTLYTFAKDSGGKSMCNDKCAANWPPLMAEESDKSMGKWTVITRADRKKQWAYDGKPLYTFVKDTKAGDMTGDGLMDGAWKVAKPH; from the coding sequence ATGACTTACCTTACCCAATCCATCCGGGCACTGGCGGTAACGGCTGCCCTGGCGCTGCCGACATGGGCATTCGCGGCTGAGCCGGCGATGGTCGATAAAGAGAAGGGCATACTGACGGACCACCAAAACATGACGTTGTATACGTTTGCCAAAGACTCGGGCGGCAAGTCGATGTGCAACGACAAGTGCGCCGCCAACTGGCCGCCGCTCATGGCCGAAGAAAGCGACAAGTCCATGGGCAAATGGACCGTGATCACCCGCGCCGACCGAAAGAAGCAGTGGGCCTACGATGGCAAGCCGCTGTACACCTTTGTGAAGGATACAAAGGCCGGTGACATGACCGGTGACGGCTTGATGGACGGCGCCTGGAAGGTCGCCAAGCCCCACTGA
- the ubiA gene encoding 4-hydroxybenzoate octaprenyltransferase, translating into MYVQLLKSLNRLNPRAWDFVQLTRMDKPIGIYLLLWPTLWALWIAGEGSPSIANLVIFVLGVVLTRAGGCVINDWADRKVDGHVKRTEQRPLVSGKISSKEALVFFAVLMSVSFLLVLCTNAPTILLSLGGLALAFSYPFMKRYTYYPQVVLGAAFSWGMPMAFTAETGHLPAAAWLLYIANLLWTVGYDTYYAMTDRDDDLRIGVKSTAILFGDADRVIILTLQGLALGCLLLAGSKFQLGGWFLLGLVAAAACFAWEFWYTRGRDRMRCFQAFLHNHWAGLAIFVGIVLDYALR; encoded by the coding sequence ATGTACGTGCAACTGCTCAAATCCTTGAACCGCCTGAACCCGCGGGCCTGGGACTTCGTGCAACTGACCCGCATGGACAAGCCCATTGGCATCTACCTGCTGCTGTGGCCGACGTTGTGGGCGCTATGGATTGCCGGTGAAGGCTCACCGTCCATCGCCAACCTGGTGATTTTCGTCCTCGGCGTGGTGCTGACCCGCGCCGGCGGCTGTGTGATCAATGACTGGGCCGACCGCAAGGTGGACGGTCACGTCAAGCGCACCGAGCAGCGCCCGCTGGTGAGCGGCAAGATCAGTTCGAAAGAGGCACTGGTGTTCTTCGCCGTGCTGATGAGCGTGAGTTTCCTGCTGGTGCTGTGCACCAACGCCCCGACTATCCTGCTCTCCCTCGGTGGCTTGGCGCTGGCGTTCAGTTACCCGTTCATGAAGCGCTATACCTACTACCCGCAAGTGGTCCTGGGCGCGGCGTTCTCCTGGGGCATGCCGATGGCGTTCACCGCCGAAACCGGTCATCTGCCGGCCGCCGCCTGGTTGCTGTACATCGCCAACCTGCTGTGGACGGTGGGCTACGACACCTATTACGCAATGACCGACCGGGACGATGACTTGCGAATCGGGGTGAAGTCCACGGCGATCCTGTTTGGCGATGCCGACCGGGTGATCATCCTGACGTTGCAAGGCCTGGCACTGGGCTGCCTGTTGCTGGCCGGGTCGAAGTTCCAACTGGGCGGCTGGTTCCTCCTGGGGCTGGTGGCCGCTGCCGCGTGCTTCGCCTGGGAGTTCTGGTACACCCGTGGCAGGGACCGGATGCGCTGCTTCCAGGCGTTTTTGCACAACCATTGGGCCGGGTTGGCGATTTTCGTGGGGATTGTGCTGGATTATGCGTTGCGCTGA
- a CDS encoding hemolysin family protein — translation MDPSPGLSLVTLFAEFGMILFALILVLLNGFFVAAEFAMVKLRSTRVEAIAEQNGWRGHILRTVHSQLDAYLSACQLGITLASLGLGWVGEPAFAHILEPLLGAVGVQSPEVIKGVSFFTAFFIISYLHIVVGELAPKSWAIRKPELLSLWTAVPLYLFYWAMYPAIYLLNASANAILRIAGQGEPGPHHEHHYSREELKLILHSSRGQDPSDQGMRVLASAVEMGELEVVDWANSREDLVTLEFNAPLKEILAMFRRHKFSRYPVYDSERQEFVGLLHIKDLLLELAALDHIPESFNLAELTRPLERVSRHMPLSQLLEQFRKGGSHFALVEEADGNIIGYLTMEDVLEVLVGDIQDEHRKAERGILAYQPGKLLVRGDTPLFKVERLLGIDLDHIEAETLAGLVYETLKRVPEEEEVLEVEGLRIIIKKMKGPKIILAKVLMLD, via the coding sequence ATGGACCCTTCCCCTGGCTTGTCCCTCGTCACACTCTTCGCCGAATTCGGCATGATTCTTTTTGCTCTGATCCTGGTTTTGCTCAACGGTTTTTTCGTTGCGGCCGAATTCGCCATGGTCAAGCTGCGCTCGACCCGGGTCGAAGCCATTGCCGAGCAGAACGGCTGGCGCGGGCATATCCTGCGCACCGTTCATAGCCAGCTCGACGCTTACCTGTCGGCGTGCCAGTTGGGTATCACCCTGGCCTCCCTGGGCCTGGGCTGGGTCGGTGAGCCGGCGTTCGCCCATATCCTCGAGCCGTTGCTGGGCGCAGTCGGCGTACAGTCGCCGGAAGTGATCAAGGGCGTGTCGTTCTTCACCGCGTTCTTCATCATTTCGTACCTGCACATCGTGGTCGGTGAACTGGCGCCCAAATCCTGGGCCATTCGCAAACCCGAGCTGCTGTCGCTGTGGACCGCCGTGCCGCTGTACCTGTTCTACTGGGCGATGTACCCGGCGATCTACCTGCTCAACGCCAGCGCCAACGCCATCCTGCGCATCGCCGGCCAAGGCGAACCCGGCCCGCATCACGAGCACCATTACAGCCGCGAAGAACTGAAACTGATCCTACACTCCAGCCGTGGCCAGGACCCGAGCGACCAGGGCATGCGCGTGCTGGCCTCGGCCGTGGAGATGGGCGAGCTGGAAGTGGTGGACTGGGCCAACTCCCGGGAAGACCTGGTGACGCTGGAATTCAACGCGCCGCTCAAGGAAATCCTGGCGATGTTCCGGCGCCACAAGTTCAGCCGTTATCCGGTGTATGACAGCGAGCGCCAGGAGTTCGTCGGCCTGCTGCACATCAAGGACCTGCTGCTGGAACTGGCGGCCCTGGATCACATTCCCGAGTCGTTCAACCTGGCCGAACTGACCCGGCCGCTGGAGCGCGTGTCGCGGCACATGCCGCTTTCGCAATTGCTGGAGCAGTTCCGCAAGGGCGGCTCGCACTTCGCCTTGGTCGAGGAAGCCGACGGCAACATCATCGGTTACCTGACCATGGAAGACGTGCTGGAAGTGCTGGTGGGTGACATCCAGGACGAACACCGCAAAGCCGAACGCGGCATCCTGGCCTACCAGCCGGGCAAGCTGTTGGTACGGGGTGATACGCCGCTGTTCAAGGTCGAGCGCCTGCTAGGGATCGACCTGGACCACATCGAAGCCGAAACCTTGGCTGGGTTGGTCTATGAAACCCTCAAGCGCGTGCCGGAAGAGGAAGAAGTGCTGGAGGTCGAAGGCCTGCGCATCATCATCAAGAAGATGAAAGGACCTAAGATCATTCTGGCGAAGGTGTTGATGCTCGATTGA